One region of Cydia fagiglandana chromosome 17, ilCydFagi1.1, whole genome shotgun sequence genomic DNA includes:
- the LOC134672815 gene encoding phosphoglucomutase, protein MSSVVTVSTTPFEGQKPGTSGLRKKVKVFLQENYTENFIQSILDANKDSIVGSTLVVGGDGRYLVKEVVDKIIKISAGNGVGKLLVGQNGILSTPAVSCIIRKYNTLGGIVLTASHNPGGINNDFGIKFNCSNGGPAPDHTTNEIHALTTTIKEYKTVPDLNCPVDKTGVFNFTVGSKPFVVEVIDPVQDYVSYMKEIFDFPKIKSLIQGTEQRKPFNVLIDSMSGVTGPYVQAIFVDELGASVSNVRRVTPLEDFGGAHPDPNLTYAADLVAAVKGGDYDLGAAFDGDGDRNMIIGRGALFVTPSDSLAVLAAHAALIPYFQRNGVKGFARSMPTAAAVDRVAKDLGKEIFEVPTGWKYFGNLMDAGRLSLCGEESFGTGSDHVREKDGLWAALAWLSVIAVTGKSVEEILKEHWAKYGRNYFTRYDYEECASNPCNEMMTALEQRMTSPGFVGSSHTAGSKTYVVKVADNFSYMDPIDRSVAMKQGLRIIFEDGSRIVLRLSGTGSSGATVRLYIDSYEAKDVLGDAQVMLRPLIEVALQLSQLQKYTGRDAPTVIT, encoded by the exons ATGTCTAGCGTTGTTACTGTTAGTACAACGCCTTTTGAAGGGCAAAAGCCGGGTACTAGTGGTTTACGTAAAAAAGTCAAAGTTTTTCTGCAAGAAAACTACACAGAAAACTTTATCCAGAGTATTTTGGACGCTAACAAGGATAGTATCGTGGGTTCCACGCTCGTGGTGGGCGGAGATGGAAGATACCTTGTTAAAGAAGTCGTGGATAAAATCATAAAAATCAGCGCTGGAAACGGG GTTGGCAAACTATTAGTGGGCCAAAACGGCATCCTTTCCACTCCAGCAGTGTCATGCATCATCAGAAAGTACAATACTCTTG GAGGCATAGTCCTAACCGCCTCCCACAACCCTGGCGGCATCAACAATGACTTCGGCATCAAGTTTAACTGCAGCAATGGCGGGCCAGCCCCTGATCACACCACCAACGAGATTCATGCGCTCACCACCACCATCAAGGAGTATAAGACGGTTCCGGACCTTAACTGCCCTGTTGATAAAACTGGCGTCTTTAACTTTACC GTGGGCAGCAAACCATTCGTGGTGGAGGTCATCGACCCCGTCCAGGACTACGTGAGCTACATGAAGGAGATCTTCGACTTCCCGAAGATTAAGTCGCTCATACAAGGCACCGAGCAGAGGAAACCATTCAATGTACTCATTGACTCTATGAGCGGAG TAACCGGGCCATACGTGCAAGCCATCTTTGTGGATGAGCTCGGCGCGTCGGTCAGCAACGTGCGCCGCGTGACGCCGCTGGAGGACTTCGGCGGCGCGCACCCCGACCCCAACCTGACGTACGCCGCCGACCTGGTCGCGGCCGTCAAGGGAGGGGACTATGATTTAGGGGCCGCTTTTGATGGCGATG GCGACCGCAACATGATCATAGGCCGTGGCGCCCTCTTCGTGACTCCATCTGACTCTTTGGCCGTACTGGCTGCGCATGCGGCTCTGATTCCTTATTTCCAACGTAACGGAGTCAAG GGCTTCGCTCGCTCCATGcccaccgccgccgccgtcgaCCGCGTCGCCAAGGACTTGGGGAAAGAGATCTTTGAAGTGCCTACTg GTTGGAAATACTTCGGCAACCTAATGGACGCCGGTCGCCTCTCCCTCTGCGGCGAGGAGAGCTTTGGCACCGGCTCAGACCACGTGCGAGAAAAGGACGGACTATGGGCCGCTCTCGCTTGGCTGTCAGTCATCGCTGTCACCGGCAAATCGGTTGAGGAGATACTGAAGGAACACTGGGCCAAATACGGGAGGAACTACTTTACTAG ataCGACTACGAAGAATGCGCAAGCAACCCTTGCAACGAGATGATGACCGCCCTTGAGCAACGCATGACCTCTCCCGGCTTCGTCGGGTCATCTCACACGGCTGGCTCCAAGACTTATGTAGTCAAAGTGGCTGATAACTTCTCCTACATGGACCCTATCGACCGTAGCGTGGCTATGAAACAG GGTCTGAGGATTATCTTCGAAGACGGGTCTCGCATCGTGCTGCGTCTGAGTGGAACCGGCAGCTCCGGAGCTACTGTCAG ACTGTACATCGACTCGTACGAAGCCAAGGACGTGCTAGGCGACGCGCAGGTGATGCTCCGCCCGCTGATCGAGGTGGCGCTGCAGCTCTCCCAACTTCAAAAGTACACCGGCCGGGACGCCCCCACCGTCATCACATAA